In Candidatus Methylomirabilota bacterium, one DNA window encodes the following:
- a CDS encoding zinc-ribbon domain containing protein, translating into MEFQDKVLVCRDCGKEFLFSAGEQAFYAEKGFQNEPTRCRNCRMARKGGGSASTESGASRPLFSAVCSECGKDTQVPFKPTAGKPVYCRECFQKRGSRTGRRSPAYLD; encoded by the coding sequence ATGGAATTCCAGGACAAGGTGTTGGTGTGCCGGGACTGCGGCAAGGAGTTCCTCTTCTCCGCGGGAGAGCAGGCCTTCTACGCCGAGAAGGGCTTCCAGAACGAGCCGACGCGCTGCCGGAACTGCCGGATGGCGCGGAAAGGCGGCGGCAGCGCGAGCACGGAGAGCGGCGCATCGCGCCCGCTGTTCTCCGCCGTGTGCTCCGAGTGCGGAAAGGACACGCAGGTCCCGTTCAAGCCGACGGCCGGGAAGCCTGTGTACTGTCGCGAGTGCTTCCAGAAGCGTGGAAGCCGGACCGGCCGGAGAAGTCCCGCGTACCTCGATTGA
- the thrB gene encoding homoserine kinase, translating into MRVRVTVPATSANCGPGFDALGLALELYNEVELAEAEGVDVEIEGEGADRLPRDDENLVVRGARLVYQAAGRVFHGLRVRQVNAIPPSRGLGSSATAWLAGILGADALLGRALSSDGIMELAVAQEGHPDNLAAALHGGLAVICWDAEARAVLTLPVPPYLRFALLVPDRESSTAEARAALPASYSRADAVFNVGRTALLLAALARERWELLGAAMADRLHQPYREQALFPWLSRVTAAARAAGAHGVALSGAGPSVLAVAAEPRATAVAGAMRDAFGREGLTGRTLVLAADSRGARVTELPA; encoded by the coding sequence GTGCGAGTCCGCGTCACCGTGCCCGCGACCTCGGCGAACTGTGGCCCGGGATTCGACGCGCTCGGCCTCGCCCTCGAGCTCTACAACGAAGTCGAGCTGGCCGAGGCCGAGGGCGTCGACGTCGAGATCGAAGGGGAAGGAGCCGACCGCCTCCCGCGGGACGACGAGAACCTCGTCGTCCGAGGCGCCCGGCTCGTCTACCAGGCGGCCGGTCGCGTCTTCCACGGGTTGCGCGTTCGGCAGGTAAACGCCATTCCCCCGAGTCGCGGGCTCGGGTCGAGCGCGACCGCGTGGCTCGCCGGGATTCTCGGCGCCGACGCCTTGCTGGGCCGGGCGCTGTCGTCGGATGGAATCATGGAGCTCGCGGTGGCGCAGGAGGGCCACCCCGACAATCTCGCCGCCGCGCTCCACGGCGGGCTGGCCGTCATTTGCTGGGACGCCGAGGCACGGGCGGTCCTGACGCTGCCGGTGCCTCCGTATCTCCGCTTCGCCTTGCTCGTCCCCGATCGCGAGAGCTCGACCGCCGAGGCGCGGGCCGCGCTTCCCGCGAGCTACTCCAGGGCCGACGCGGTCTTCAACGTGGGCCGCACGGCCCTCCTCCTGGCCGCGCTGGCTCGCGAGCGCTGGGAGCTGCTCGGCGCCGCCATGGCCGATCGCCTGCACCAGCCGTACCGGGAGCAGGCCCTCTTCCCGTGGCTTTCGCGGGTCACGGCCGCGGCCCGCGCGGCCGGCGCCCATGGCGTGGCGCTGTCCGGGGCAGGGCCGTCGGTTCTGGCCGTCGCGGCCGAGCCCCGGGCGACGGCAGTCGCCGGGGCGATGCGAGACGCGTTCGGTCGCGAAGGGCTCACGGGGCGGACGCTCGTCCTGGCGGCCGATTCCCGGGGCGCCCGGGTGACCGAGCTCCCGGCGTAA